A section of the Ignavibacteriales bacterium genome encodes:
- a CDS encoding dephospho-CoA kinase, whose translation MHTIKDKVLVGITGGIGSGKTEVCRVLEKEGFKVLYADQMAKDLYTTDKKLNEKIVKMLGKKVLNFKNKISLSKLKKEIFSNEKIYKKFTHLVHPVVIEALKKEIKSMKGEKIVLIETALAFESGMDKDLDYVIMVYSNKKNRMARIRLRDESTYKEIETIMHFQMDEKEKIEKSDFVIVNNKTQKDLDAQTIFIGKVLKALKKRKK comes from the coding sequence ATGCATACCATAAAAGATAAGGTTTTGGTGGGAATTACCGGGGGTATAGGTTCCGGTAAGACAGAAGTATGCCGTGTCCTGGAAAAGGAAGGATTTAAGGTCCTCTATGCTGACCAGATGGCGAAGGACCTTTATACAACGGATAAGAAACTCAATGAAAAGATCGTAAAGATGCTCGGTAAGAAAGTGCTGAACTTTAAGAATAAGATCAGTCTTTCAAAGCTGAAGAAAGAAATATTCTCAAACGAAAAGATATATAAGAAGTTCACACATCTAGTTCACCCTGTAGTGATAGAGGCACTCAAGAAGGAAATAAAATCAATGAAAGGTGAGAAGATAGTTCTCATCGAGACAGCGCTAGCATTCGAGAGCGGAATGGACAAGGACCTGGATTATGTGATAATGGTATATTCAAACAAGAAGAACAGGATGGCCCGCATCAGGCTGAGAGATGAATCGACATACAAGGAGATCGAAACAATAATGCATTTCCAGATGGACGAGAAGGAGAAGATAGAAAAGTCAGATTTTGTGATAGTGAATAACAAGACACAGAAGGACCTGGATGCCCAGACAATATTTATAGGAAAAGTTCTAAAAGCGCTCAAGAAGAGGAAGAAGTAA
- a CDS encoding S41 family peptidase — MKKNRILIPVVTLVLILGVVIGMKIQNAVSDDRVSEQVRKYNEVLQTTNKFYVDDIDSQKLTEAAIKGMLEELDPHSVYITADQLKRVNEDFQGSFEGIGVEFDVINDTLTVVSPISGGPSEKLGILAGDKIVKIDGESAIKISREDVPKKLRGPAGTKVNVTIMRAGSSNPLEFEITRDKIPLYSVDASFMYDDEIGYVKVSRFAATTYDEFVQALDKLEKQGMKKLVLDLRGNPGGYLDQAFKMASLFIERDRKIVYTKSRIKAFEEEYKSNGGKYSDVPLILLVNGGSASASEIVSGAIQDWDRGLIVGETTFGKGLVQRQYDLSDGSAFRITTARYYTPAGRLIQKPYDGAEYRKLLVEDIEGDNIEHSHDSDLDTTRPVFKTFGGRTVYGGGGITPDYVVKLDTLTPYTVQLRRLNVLYQYVENFMRGQRKSIESQYSSYRKFRDDFDVTDSMLDNLKDMASDKGVTYNSSEFSKDEPYIKAYIKSQIARDIWGDEGSYAVFVMSDDQFLKAVTLFDDAIRLANLNK, encoded by the coding sequence ATGAAAAAGAACCGAATTTTAATTCCTGTAGTAACTCTGGTGCTGATATTAGGTGTAGTAATCGGCATGAAGATCCAGAACGCGGTTTCCGATGACAGGGTTTCCGAGCAGGTAAGAAAATATAACGAAGTACTTCAAACAACGAATAAGTTTTATGTCGATGATATAGATTCGCAGAAGCTGACCGAAGCGGCAATAAAAGGAATGCTCGAAGAGCTGGATCCGCACTCGGTTTACATAACTGCGGATCAGTTAAAAAGAGTGAATGAGGATTTCCAGGGTAGTTTTGAGGGAATTGGTGTGGAATTCGATGTTATAAACGATACACTAACGGTAGTCTCGCCTATAAGCGGGGGCCCTTCGGAAAAGCTCGGGATACTAGCCGGTGATAAGATCGTGAAGATCGACGGTGAGAGCGCGATAAAAATTTCGAGAGAGGACGTTCCTAAGAAATTACGCGGACCGGCAGGCACGAAAGTGAATGTGACGATAATGAGAGCAGGTTCATCTAACCCGCTTGAATTTGAAATTACCAGAGATAAAATTCCATTGTATAGTGTGGATGCATCATTTATGTATGATGATGAAATTGGTTATGTAAAGGTGTCAAGGTTTGCAGCAACTACTTATGACGAATTTGTGCAAGCGCTGGATAAGCTCGAAAAGCAGGGAATGAAAAAGCTGGTACTCGACCTTAGAGGAAACCCGGGCGGTTACCTGGATCAGGCATTCAAGATGGCATCACTTTTTATCGAGAGAGACAGAAAGATCGTTTATACGAAAAGCCGTATAAAAGCATTCGAAGAAGAGTATAAATCGAACGGTGGTAAATACAGCGACGTTCCTCTCATTCTCCTTGTGAACGGCGGTTCGGCATCAGCGAGTGAGATCGTTTCAGGTGCTATCCAGGATTGGGACAGGGGACTTATTGTCGGTGAGACTACGTTTGGAAAAGGTCTGGTACAGAGACAATACGACTTATCAGACGGATCTGCTTTTAGGATAACAACAGCAAGATATTATACTCCGGCTGGAAGGCTTATACAGAAGCCTTATGACGGCGCTGAATACAGAAAACTTCTGGTAGAAGATATAGAAGGTGATAACATAGAGCACTCCCACGACAGCGATCTGGATACGACACGTCCGGTATTTAAAACATTCGGGGGAAGGACAGTTTACGGCGGAGGCGGAATTACTCCAGATTACGTAGTGAAGCTCGATACGCTAACCCCATATACGGTTCAACTCAGAAGACTAAACGTGCTGTATCAGTATGTAGAAAACTTCATGAGAGGTCAGAGAAAAAGTATAGAATCCCAGTATTCAAGTTACAGAAAGTTCAGAGATGATTTTGATGTTACGGATTCAATGCTGGATAATTTGAAAGATATGGCTTCGGATAAAGGTGTAACGTATAACAGCTCTGAGTTTTCAAAAGATGAACCATACATTAAGGCATATATCAAATCACAGATCGCCAGAGATATCTGGGGTGATGAAGGAAGCTATGCGGTATTTGTAATGTCAGATGACCAGTTCCTGAAAGCTGTAACATTATTCGACGATGCCATCAGGCTGGCAAATTTGAATAAATAA
- a CDS encoding sodium:proton antiporter, giving the protein MFLDIILAVPFILLLLSIALLPFFLSHWWHRNYPKVVVVLSAIILFYYFVVESEPSEVLDTLHEYLSFISLLFSLFVISGGIFINLKGKSTPLKNIGLLFTGAVISNLFGTTGAAMLLIRSFISFNKYRIKPFHIIFFIFIVCNVGGSLTPIGDPPLFLGFLRGVPFFWVSQHLMIVWITTIAYLLLLFYIFDLYYYKKIPVESVEDIEKEEGEFKFEGWYNVLFLFGIIIAVFIEEPIFMRELIMLGLAFLSYKITPNKIYQRNNFTFEPIKEVAILFFGIFVTMIPALSLLSKNAENLGLTKPGDFYWATGLLTSFLDNAPTYLNFLTVSMGLFDMDVTQNGDVLAFTQIYPVFLVAISISAVFFGAMTYIGNGPNFMVKSIADYSKVEMPTFLEYIYKYSLPILLPFYFILWYFLFS; this is encoded by the coding sequence ATGTTCCTGGATATTATATTAGCAGTACCATTCATTTTACTTTTGCTATCCATTGCGCTGCTACCGTTTTTTCTTTCCCACTGGTGGCATAGAAATTATCCAAAAGTAGTAGTAGTCTTATCGGCAATAATCCTTTTCTATTATTTTGTTGTCGAATCGGAGCCGTCGGAGGTTCTGGATACACTCCATGAGTATCTGAGCTTCATCTCGCTTTTATTTAGTTTGTTCGTTATTTCCGGCGGGATATTTATTAATCTAAAGGGAAAGTCTACACCGCTAAAAAATATCGGTTTGCTATTTACGGGGGCGGTTATTTCGAATCTATTCGGTACGACCGGTGCTGCGATGCTTCTTATCAGGTCGTTCATAAGTTTTAATAAATACAGGATAAAGCCTTTTCATATTATATTCTTTATTTTCATTGTTTGTAATGTGGGAGGATCGCTGACACCGATCGGCGACCCGCCGTTGTTCCTCGGGTTTTTGCGGGGAGTTCCGTTCTTCTGGGTTTCACAGCATTTAATGATAGTATGGATAACGACCATTGCATACCTACTGCTTTTGTTTTACATATTCGATCTTTATTACTATAAAAAAATACCGGTCGAATCCGTTGAGGATATAGAAAAAGAGGAAGGTGAGTTTAAATTTGAGGGGTGGTATAATGTATTATTCCTTTTTGGTATAATTATTGCGGTTTTTATCGAGGAACCTATATTTATGCGGGAATTAATTATGCTGGGTTTAGCGTTTTTATCATATAAGATAACCCCAAATAAGATATATCAAAGAAACAATTTTACGTTTGAGCCGATAAAAGAAGTAGCGATATTATTCTTTGGAATATTTGTAACGATGATACCCGCTCTTTCGCTTTTGAGTAAAAATGCTGAGAATCTGGGATTGACGAAACCGGGCGATTTTTACTGGGCAACAGGGCTTTTGACGAGTTTTCTGGATAATGCGCCAACATATTTGAATTTTCTTACGGTTTCGATGGGATTATTCGACATGGATGTGACGCAAAACGGCGATGTACTTGCTTTTACACAGATTTATCCGGTGTTTTTGGTGGCAATTTCGATCTCGGCAGTGTTCTTTGGTGCTATGACGTATATAGGTAACGGACCAAATTTTATGGTAAAATCGATTGCTGACTACAGTAAAGTGGAAATGCCGACATTTTTGGAGTATATTTATAAGTATTCATTGCCTATTCTACTTCCATTTTATTTTATATTATGGTATTTTTTATTTAGTTAA
- a CDS encoding short-chain dehydrogenase, whose product MDIRNKKVLILGGWGLVGSAIARKIVAEEPSSIVLTSLKESEARDICDALTKEFGKPEGYFVPFWGNVFIRNKYKDTPRSEYVHDPEKRLDLLGDIVDELNEEILKESAIYHMFAEHKPDVVIDCINTATGIAYANIYKSYNEILGIIKKGDGDYDALKTSVENLISVSYVPQLIRHIQLLYNSMREFGTSFYLKIGTSGTGGMGLNIPFTHSEEKPSRVLLSKASVAGAHTILLFLMARTPGGPIVKELKPTASIAWKKIAYGEVLNKGVPMRLYDVSMENTEELGSTFSRKADKEYKETGKLETAFIDTGENGIFAKGEFETITSVGQMEFITPEEIAEAAIDEIKGSNTGHDIVNALDASVMEPTYRAGFMQSYAAEKLDELEKKHNTSSVAFEMLGPPRLTKLLYEAQIIRLIYKNFNNYINSDKGSRSQQITDFLKENPKLVSEITSVGLPILMSDGKTILRGPEVLVPGKAEGDNINVTDSQINKWAHSGWVDLRTENWDRWESRFKDLIKQANYDEDRLHSSRYIYNKDYWENFENINIGKVVGWLFIYEEDGLRFKR is encoded by the coding sequence TTGGATATTAGAAACAAGAAAGTTCTTATACTCGGCGGATGGGGTTTAGTCGGTTCCGCTATTGCAAGAAAGATAGTAGCAGAGGAACCGTCATCAATTGTACTAACATCGCTGAAGGAAAGTGAAGCAAGGGACATTTGTGACGCGCTGACAAAGGAGTTTGGCAAGCCTGAAGGATACTTCGTTCCTTTTTGGGGCAACGTCTTCATCCGCAATAAATATAAAGATACACCGAGAAGCGAGTATGTGCATGACCCCGAAAAGAGGCTAGACCTGCTGGGAGACATTGTAGATGAGCTGAATGAAGAGATACTAAAAGAGTCCGCAATTTATCACATGTTCGCAGAACACAAACCGGATGTAGTGATAGATTGCATTAACACCGCCACAGGAATTGCCTACGCAAACATTTACAAATCATACAACGAAATACTCGGTATTATCAAGAAAGGCGACGGGGACTACGATGCATTAAAAACCTCCGTTGAAAATCTTATAAGTGTTTCGTATGTCCCTCAATTGATCCGTCACATACAATTGCTTTATAATTCGATGAGGGAATTTGGTACATCGTTTTATCTAAAGATAGGAACGAGCGGTACAGGCGGAATGGGTTTGAACATTCCATTTACACATAGCGAGGAGAAACCATCTAGAGTATTACTAAGCAAGGCATCAGTAGCAGGCGCTCATACAATACTTTTGTTTTTAATGGCGCGTACACCGGGCGGTCCGATCGTAAAAGAATTAAAACCAACAGCATCTATTGCGTGGAAAAAGATCGCTTACGGGGAAGTTCTAAACAAAGGTGTACCGATGAGACTATATGACGTTTCAATGGAAAATACAGAAGAGCTCGGAAGCACTTTTTCAAGGAAAGCCGATAAGGAATATAAAGAGACAGGCAAGCTAGAGACGGCATTTATAGATACGGGAGAGAACGGAATTTTTGCGAAAGGGGAGTTTGAGACGATAACTTCGGTAGGGCAGATGGAATTCATTACCCCGGAGGAGATAGCTGAGGCGGCAATCGATGAGATAAAAGGTTCAAATACGGGACACGATATCGTAAACGCGCTGGACGCTTCGGTCATGGAGCCGACTTACAGGGCAGGATTTATGCAGAGCTATGCGGCGGAAAAGCTGGATGAGCTCGAAAAAAAGCACAATACCAGCTCAGTTGCATTTGAGATGCTTGGACCTCCCAGACTGACAAAATTATTATATGAGGCGCAAATAATTCGACTTATATATAAAAATTTCAATAATTATATTAATTCCGATAAAGGATCACGTTCTCAGCAGATCACAGATTTCCTAAAGGAAAATCCAAAACTTGTCAGTGAAATAACATCGGTAGGATTGCCGATATTGATGAGTGACGGAAAGACGATATTGAGAGGTCCGGAAGTGCTAGTTCCCGGTAAAGCGGAAGGTGATAATATCAATGTAACTGACTCGCAAATCAACAAGTGGGCGCATTCCGGCTGGGTAGATCTGCGAACGGAGAACTGGGACAGATGGGAAAGCAGGTTTAAGGATCTAATCAAGCAAGCAAACTATGATGAGGACAGGCTTCACAGTTCAAGATATATTTACAACAAGGATTACTGGGAGAATTTCGAGAATATTAACATAGGAAAAGTTGTCGGCTGGCTGTTTATATATGAGGAAGACGGTTTAAGATTTAAGAGGTAA
- a CDS encoding HNH endonuclease — protein MLTYLGKAEIISNNGAKVIQTVYQSFDYPSVVRLVFFVKVPFKKIILSRKNILRRDGHRCQYCGTSSNLTVDHMMPRSRGGEDTWENLVTACIKCNNKKGDRTPDESRMPLKNRPKRPSHITFIKNFAGKVDDTWKPYLYM, from the coding sequence ATATTAACCTATCTTGGAAAAGCTGAGATCATCAGCAATAACGGCGCGAAAGTTATTCAAACGGTTTACCAATCATTTGATTACCCCAGTGTAGTACGCCTGGTATTTTTCGTAAAGGTGCCCTTCAAAAAGATAATTCTCTCAAGGAAGAACATTCTAAGGCGTGACGGTCACAGATGCCAGTACTGCGGTACGAGCTCTAACCTCACTGTAGACCACATGATGCCGAGATCGAGGGGCGGGGAAGATACATGGGAAAACCTTGTAACAGCTTGTATTAAGTGCAACAATAAGAAAGGGGACAGGACTCCGGATGAATCCAGAATGCCCCTAAAAAACAGACCGAAAAGACCTTCACACATCACATTCATCAAAAACTTTGCAGGTAAGGTGGACGATACGTGGAAACCTTATTTATATATGTAA
- a CDS encoding NADH-quinone oxidoreductase subunit M — translation MPEKILSILIFAPIILSLPILLFKKENEKLIKIYSLAISLLTFVISLFVYFAFDPNTADYQFVEKFTWISYINTQYYLGMDGISLLLVVLTTFMMPLCIIASWKVIKIRLKTYFLLLLMMEGALIGVFLSLDLVLFYVFWEFILIPMYFLIGIWGSENRVYATVKFFLYTMFGSVLLLIGVIWLAYSALPMVGKFTTDLTILTQVAPALDIKLQVYLFILFTLSFLIKVPLFPFHTWLPDAHVQAPTAGSVILAALLLKMGTYGLLRFSLPLFPGAFIKLTPYITTLAVIGIIYGALLSIVQKDMKKLVAYSSVSHLGFIVLGIFALTQQAVQGSVIQMVNHGLSTGALFLIVGMIYERRHTKEIAKFGGLMKVMPIFSVIFLIVIFSSIGLPGLNGFIGEFLVLIGAFNSVNLGTSYYVIFSTTAVILSAVYLLWLYQRVMLGPVDKDENRDLKDINKNELLSIIPILIFIVWIGVQPNTFLKITESSVKKVVENFQDYRASFLGTQENEQSK, via the coding sequence TTGCCCGAAAAAATTCTTTCCATTCTGATCTTCGCACCAATCATTCTTTCTCTGCCTATCTTATTATTTAAGAAGGAGAATGAAAAGCTTATAAAGATCTACTCACTGGCAATCTCTCTGCTTACTTTCGTAATTTCACTATTCGTTTATTTTGCATTCGATCCGAACACGGCAGATTACCAGTTCGTAGAAAAATTCACGTGGATAAGCTATATCAATACACAGTACTACCTCGGAATGGACGGGATATCACTCCTGCTTGTTGTGCTGACCACTTTTATGATGCCTTTGTGTATAATAGCTTCATGGAAAGTGATCAAGATACGTTTGAAAACATATTTCCTCCTTCTTCTGATGATGGAGGGAGCGCTGATAGGTGTGTTCTTATCTCTCGACCTGGTTTTGTTTTATGTTTTCTGGGAATTCATACTTATTCCGATGTACTTCCTTATCGGTATATGGGGATCGGAAAACAGGGTTTACGCGACGGTTAAGTTTTTCCTTTATACGATGTTTGGCAGTGTGCTTCTATTAATAGGTGTGATCTGGCTGGCATATTCAGCCTTGCCAATGGTAGGGAAGTTCACAACAGATCTAACGATACTGACCCAGGTTGCTCCTGCGCTGGATATAAAATTACAGGTGTACCTGTTCATTCTTTTCACATTAAGCTTTCTTATAAAAGTACCATTATTTCCATTTCATACCTGGCTTCCTGATGCTCACGTACAGGCACCGACGGCAGGCAGTGTTATACTGGCTGCGCTGTTACTTAAGATGGGTACTTACGGGCTTTTGCGATTTTCGTTGCCGTTATTTCCTGGAGCATTTATAAAACTTACGCCATACATAACGACATTAGCAGTTATCGGTATAATATACGGCGCGTTGCTTTCCATTGTGCAAAAGGACATGAAGAAGCTTGTCGCATACTCTTCGGTGAGCCACCTTGGATTTATCGTGCTGGGTATCTTTGCGCTGACACAGCAGGCTGTGCAGGGCAGTGTTATTCAAATGGTAAACCACGGTCTCTCGACAGGAGCGTTATTCCTTATCGTCGGAATGATATATGAGAGGAGACATACTAAGGAGATCGCAAAGTTCGGCGGTCTGATGAAAGTGATGCCGATTTTTTCCGTGATATTTTTGATCGTGATATTTTCTTCGATAGGTTTACCCGGTCTCAATGGGTTCATAGGTGAGTTCCTTGTATTGATAGGCGCATTTAATTCGGTTAACCTGGGCACGAGCTATTATGTAATATTCAGTACAACCGCAGTAATACTATCAGCTGTCTATCTGCTATGGCTATACCAGAGAGTGATGCTTGGTCCGGTGGATAAAGATGAGAACAGGGACTTAAAAGATATTAATAAAAACGAACTGCTCAGCATAATTCCAATATTGATATTCATAGTATGGATCGGTGTCCAGCCCAATACATTTCTAAAGATCACCGAGAGCAGTGTCAAGAAAGTAGTAGAGAATTTCCAGGATTACAGGGCAAGTTTCCTGGGTACGCAGGAAAATGAGCAGTCGAAGTGA
- a CDS encoding aldehyde dehydrogenase — MEKYLLYINGEFKEGSTGKYFKAINPADGSEIAEIAEATVDDAKAAIDAARNAFDSGVWSEMSREERSAIIKQIVDKINENKDKLTELEVKDSGSTLKKAGEDVYLSARNLNTCAKLALVDLNEVSEVSKEGVSKNLIVREPIGVCAQIIPWNFPLKMAIWKIGPALAAGCTIVLKPAPETSVTAMELAKLVDQTDLPKGVLNIITGDAEVGTEMVSNPKVDKVAFTGSTEVGKIIMRNAADTLKKVTLECGGKSANIVLDDADIDMAVDGAIYAGFYHQGQCCEGGTRLLIQESIYDEFITKMKDKMSRMKIGDPMDKTTDVGPVVSQEQFDRVMGYIELAKEEGAEALTGGKRSGDKGFFIEPTVFVNAENSMKHVQEEIFGPVISVLKFKDDAEAVKIANDSIYGLGGAVWSKNDDRAMEIAKKVRTGTIWINEYHLMNERVPFGGYKQSGIGREFGIDGIKEYTELKHIYIDEVKDREKKFWYGTVVPKDQ; from the coding sequence ATGGAAAAGTACCTGCTTTATATTAATGGAGAATTTAAGGAAGGAAGTACGGGAAAGTATTTCAAAGCAATAAACCCTGCCGATGGTTCGGAGATCGCGGAGATAGCCGAAGCAACGGTAGATGACGCAAAAGCGGCAATAGACGCGGCAAGGAACGCATTCGACAGCGGAGTATGGAGTGAGATGTCACGCGAAGAGAGAAGCGCGATAATCAAACAGATCGTCGATAAGATAAATGAGAACAAGGATAAGTTGACGGAGCTCGAAGTTAAGGACTCCGGTTCGACGCTTAAGAAAGCGGGAGAAGACGTTTATCTATCAGCAAGGAATCTAAATACATGCGCTAAGCTGGCGCTTGTGGATCTAAATGAAGTATCGGAAGTATCGAAAGAAGGTGTAAGCAAGAACCTGATAGTTCGTGAGCCGATCGGCGTCTGCGCCCAGATCATTCCATGGAATTTCCCGCTCAAGATGGCAATATGGAAAATAGGACCGGCTCTCGCAGCGGGGTGTACTATTGTATTGAAACCTGCTCCCGAGACATCGGTTACAGCGATGGAACTGGCGAAGCTGGTAGATCAGACAGACCTACCCAAAGGAGTGCTCAATATTATAACAGGTGATGCTGAAGTAGGAACAGAGATGGTAAGCAATCCTAAAGTGGACAAAGTTGCATTTACGGGTTCGACGGAAGTCGGAAAGATAATAATGAGGAATGCCGCGGACACTTTAAAGAAAGTAACGCTGGAGTGCGGAGGCAAATCGGCTAACATCGTATTGGATGATGCGGACATAGATATGGCTGTCGATGGAGCAATATACGCAGGATTTTATCACCAGGGACAGTGCTGTGAGGGCGGAACAAGGCTTTTGATACAGGAGAGCATTTATGATGAATTCATTACGAAGATGAAGGATAAGATGAGCAGGATGAAGATAGGCGACCCAATGGATAAGACAACCGACGTAGGTCCGGTGGTTTCACAGGAGCAGTTCGACCGTGTAATGGGATACATCGAACTGGCTAAAGAAGAAGGCGCGGAAGCATTGACAGGCGGTAAAAGATCAGGTGATAAAGGGTTTTTCATCGAGCCGACGGTATTTGTGAACGCAGAAAACTCTATGAAGCACGTGCAGGAAGAGATATTCGGACCGGTTATATCAGTATTGAAATTTAAAGATGATGCCGAAGCAGTAAAGATAGCAAATGATTCGATCTATGGACTGGGTGGAGCGGTGTGGTCTAAAAATGATGACAGGGCGATGGAAATTGCCAAAAAGGTACGCACAGGCACTATTTGGATCAACGAATATCACCTGATGAATGAGAGAGTGCCGTTTGGCGGTTACAAGCAGAGCGGAATCGGAAGGGAATTTGGAATAGACGGAATAAAAGAATATACGGAGCTTAAACATATTTATATTGACGAAGTAAAGGACAGAGAAAAGAAGTTCTGGTACGGAACGGTCGTACCAAAAGATCAATAA